From Achromobacter spanius, a single genomic window includes:
- a CDS encoding acyl-CoA synthetase codes for MNDQYQALYQSFRWLVPTQFNIAEACCHRWASSSPDARRIAIYYEDESGNREVWTFARLAEAANQLANGLVKMGVGKGDRVGVVLGQRPETVVAHMAIYSVGAVVLPLSALFGPEALQSRLCDAEARVAIVDHASSANLLAVTEHCPALQQVIGIGFADERVLPWRSLLARQPNEFKAVPTRSSDPAILLYTSGTTGAPKGALLPHSVLIGNLPGFVASQDWFPKPADVFWSPADWAWTGGMMDALLPTLYFGHPIVGTRGRFSVERAFELLERYQVTNTFLFPTALKMMMKAVPEPRQRYQLALRSIMSAGESVGETVFDWCQTALGVTPNEMFGQTEMNYVVGNSNKRWPAKPGSMGRPYPGHNVAVLDDDGAPVAPGATGEIAVNRLDIHGFPDPVMFLGYWRNEAATLAKFKGDWCLTGDLATVDEDGYLWYAGRADDVFKSAGYRIGPGEIESCLVGHPAVANAAVVPKPDAERGAVVKAFVVLTPEFAHRDRSDITENLQEHVRERLAPYEYPKEIEYVDELPMTTTGKIQRRILRLREEERAQASAPQTDVGAPVAAPAPTTET; via the coding sequence ATGAACGACCAATATCAGGCGCTCTACCAATCATTCCGCTGGCTGGTGCCCACCCAGTTCAACATCGCGGAAGCGTGCTGCCACCGCTGGGCATCCAGCAGTCCGGATGCGCGGCGTATTGCCATCTACTACGAAGATGAATCCGGCAACCGCGAGGTCTGGACCTTCGCCCGTCTGGCGGAAGCCGCCAATCAACTGGCCAACGGCCTGGTGAAAATGGGCGTGGGCAAAGGCGACCGGGTCGGTGTGGTTTTGGGGCAACGCCCTGAAACCGTGGTTGCCCACATGGCCATCTACAGCGTGGGCGCGGTGGTCCTGCCCCTGTCGGCGCTCTTCGGGCCCGAGGCGCTGCAAAGCCGCCTTTGCGATGCCGAAGCCCGCGTCGCCATCGTCGACCACGCCTCCAGCGCCAATCTGCTGGCCGTCACCGAACACTGTCCTGCCCTGCAGCAGGTCATCGGCATCGGCTTCGCTGACGAACGCGTGCTGCCGTGGCGCAGCCTGCTGGCCCGCCAGCCCAACGAATTCAAGGCCGTGCCGACCCGCTCGTCGGATCCGGCCATTCTGCTCTACACCTCCGGCACCACCGGCGCCCCCAAGGGCGCGCTGCTGCCCCACAGCGTGCTGATCGGCAACCTGCCGGGCTTCGTGGCCTCGCAGGACTGGTTTCCCAAGCCCGCCGACGTGTTCTGGTCACCCGCGGACTGGGCCTGGACCGGCGGCATGATGGACGCCCTGCTGCCCACGCTGTACTTCGGTCACCCCATCGTCGGCACGCGCGGGCGCTTCTCCGTGGAACGCGCCTTCGAGCTGCTGGAACGCTATCAGGTCACCAATACGTTCCTGTTCCCCACCGCGCTGAAGATGATGATGAAGGCGGTGCCGGAACCCCGCCAGCGCTACCAGCTTGCCCTGCGTTCCATCATGAGCGCGGGCGAAAGCGTGGGCGAGACGGTATTCGACTGGTGCCAGACGGCGCTGGGTGTGACGCCCAACGAAATGTTCGGCCAGACCGAAATGAATTATGTGGTGGGCAACAGCAACAAGCGCTGGCCGGCCAAGCCCGGTTCCATGGGCCGCCCGTATCCCGGCCACAACGTGGCGGTGCTGGACGACGACGGCGCGCCTGTCGCGCCGGGCGCCACAGGCGAGATCGCGGTCAACCGGCTGGACATCCACGGCTTCCCCGACCCCGTGATGTTCCTGGGCTACTGGCGCAACGAGGCCGCCACGCTGGCCAAGTTCAAGGGCGACTGGTGCCTGACCGGCGACCTTGCCACGGTCGATGAGGACGGTTACCTCTGGTATGCCGGCCGCGCCGATGACGTGTTCAAGTCGGCCGGCTACCGGATCGGCCCCGGAGAAATCGAAAGCTGCCTGGTCGGCCACCCGGCCGTGGCCAATGCCGCGGTGGTGCCCAAGCCGGACGCCGAGCGCGGCGCGGTGGTCAAGGCCTTCGTGGTGCTAACGCCGGAATTTGCCCACCGGGACCGCAGCGACATCACCGAAAACCTGCAGGAACACGTGCGCGAGCGCCTGGCGCCGTACGAATACCCAAAGGAAATCGAATACGTGGACGAACTGCCCATGACCACCACGGGCAAGATCCAGCGGCGCATCCTGCGGCTGCGCGAAGAAGAACGCGCGCAGGCCAGCGCGCCCCAGACCGACGTTGGCGCGCCCGTTGCCGCCCCGGCGCCGACAACGGAGACATAG
- a CDS encoding UDP-2,3-diacylglucosamine diphosphatase yields the protein MTTAHREATVNEIQPTHWRALWISDIHLGTAGCKAEFLLDFLDHNDSDTLYLVGDIVDGWQLRKHWHWPRAHNDIIQRILRKARNGTRVVFIPGNHDEFAREFAGFAFGDIEVLDEDVHVTAKGLRLLVLHGDQFDGVIQHSRWLAHLGDGLYQFALWVNHHFNRLRHRLGMHYWSLSQYLKHKVKNAVSFITDFEEALAGEARRRGLDGVVCGHIHKPELRDVGGILYCNDGDWVESLSALAETHDGQLQLLDWAVLQAERQRDPANRPPRSLTLPALPSALRRQGKHP from the coding sequence ATGACCACAGCTCACAGGGAAGCGACCGTGAACGAAATCCAACCGACGCACTGGCGCGCCCTGTGGATTTCCGATATTCACCTGGGCACTGCCGGGTGCAAAGCGGAATTCCTGCTTGATTTCCTGGATCACAACGACTCGGACACCCTGTACCTGGTCGGGGACATCGTGGACGGCTGGCAGCTGCGCAAGCACTGGCATTGGCCCCGGGCGCACAACGACATCATCCAGCGCATCCTGCGCAAGGCACGCAACGGCACCCGCGTGGTGTTCATCCCGGGCAACCATGACGAATTTGCCCGCGAGTTCGCCGGTTTCGCCTTTGGCGACATCGAGGTCCTGGACGAGGACGTGCACGTCACCGCCAAGGGGCTGCGCCTGCTCGTGCTGCACGGGGACCAGTTCGACGGCGTCATCCAGCACAGCCGCTGGCTGGCGCACCTGGGCGACGGCCTCTACCAGTTTGCGCTGTGGGTCAACCACCATTTCAACCGCCTGCGCCACCGGCTGGGCATGCATTACTGGTCACTGTCCCAGTATCTGAAGCACAAGGTCAAGAACGCGGTGTCGTTCATCACCGACTTCGAGGAGGCGCTGGCCGGCGAAGCCCGGCGGCGCGGCCTGGATGGCGTGGTCTGCGGCCACATTCACAAGCCCGAGCTGCGCGACGTGGGCGGCATCCTGTACTGCAACGACGGCGACTGGGTCGAAAGCCTCTCGGCGCTCGCGGAGACGCACGACGGCCAGCTTCAGCTTCTGGACTGGGCGGTGCTGCAGGCCGAACGCCAGCGCGATCCGGCCAACCGCCCGCCCCGGTCCCTGACGCTGCCCGCCCTGCCGTCGGCGCTGCGCCGTCAAGGCAAGCACCCGTGA